CGGCCGCGTCGCGTTTAGTCGAATGGAAATTAAGAATTCCACTCACAGTGCGGACCGCGTAATTCGACACAGGAACCGTAGCTCATCGGCCGGATCAGTCGCGAAAGATTCGGGATTCCATCCGATTCGGCGGTAACGATGGTCCGGGTTGAAGTGGTTGATTACACCTGCAGCGGTGACAATAGCCGGATACGGGGCCGGGACTCTCAGAGAGATGTTCCGGTGAAGTTGTAATGTAACAGTTCACCGCGTGGCGGGATTTGGGTTAGGTCCACGAAGGTTTCCCGACGGCGGCCAGAAGATCGCTGCTCACCTGGTGGATCTGTCATTTCATTGGTTTTGCTCGACTCTTTGCCATCATCCGCACATAATACACCCGTCAGTCGAATCGCTTACTCTATTGTGCCGGAGCATCTCGAACACCGATGCCTTTTGCCGCATATTCAGTACTTCGAAAGTGTTTTCCGTTGTCCGCCGTGATGTGCATGTCCCTGCTGGCCCACGGGCAGGTCGCGCCGCTGGAGGTTGAGAATGCTGTGGCGTTAATCGAATCGGAGATGAAGTTCTACGCAGAACCGCTGGAGCATACTGACCTTGTTATTGAGATGATCCCTGTGACCGGCGGAACTTTTCTGATGGGAAGTTCGGAGACAGAAAGTAGTCGGAACGCCGACGAGGGTCCTGCGCATCCGGTGACCGTTGACGCTTTCTGGATGGGAAAATGTGAAATTACCTGGGAACAGTATGATGTCTGGGGAGAGAATATGGACATTATCCGTCGTCGGATTTTTGGCAGGACAGCCACTCCACGGGATGAAGGAGCAGATGCTGTTACGCGACCCACACCGCCGTACACTGATATGAGTTTTGGAATGGGGAAACAAAAGTATCCGGCGATCTGCATGACCCAGCATGCCGCACGAAAGTACTGCGAATGGCTGAGTGCAAAAACCGGGCGCTATTACCGACTGCCGACGGAAGCAGAATGGGAATACGCCTGTCGTGCAGGTACCACCACGGCATGGTCATTTGGTGACGACGATTCGCTGATTGATGACTACGCGTGGTATGAAGACAATTCCGACTATACCTATCAGATTGTGGGGCAAAAGAAGCCCAATGCCTGGGGACTGCACGACATGCACGGAAATGTGGCCGAATGGGTACTGGATCAGTATTCGGCTGACACCTACAGCCGTCGCGAAAAGTCCGGCACGACGAATCCACTGGTGATTCCCGTGACGTTGTATCCGCGAGTCGTTAGAGGCGGCTGCTATGACGATTCAGCAGCGAAGCTGCGGAGTGCTGTTCGCACCGCATCCAGTTCGGAATGGAAAGAGCAGGACCCTCAAATTCCCCGGAGCATATGGTATCATACGGACGCACTCGGTGTCGGGTTTCGTGTTGTTCGTCCACTGAACGTGCCACCACCGGATGAACAAAACGACTTTTGGAATAAGTCAGACCCTGTGCAGCTGGACCCGGAAGAGTAAGGATATGCAACAGTAACACATCAGAAATGCAGGAGCCGCGGGTTCCCGCGTGAGCTCTGTTCTTTATGACATCAGTCGAGCTCCTGTTCACAAAATGACCGGATTCTGGTGCGACAATAGACCGCTTTCGGCGAAGTAACAATTCTCAGCTATCTCCTACAGAAGGTGCATCATGGTATCCTCAGAAACAACCCGCCGCTCGTTCCTGAAAACCGGCAGTAAGGTGGCCGCAGCTGCCACCACGCTGCAGGCTGCCTCAGTGGGGGCCTATGCCGGCGAAGACAGCGAAATTCGAATTGCGCTAATCGGCTGTGGAGGAAGAGGAACCGGAGCCGCCAGTCAGGCCATGAGTGTCGCAGACCAGGGGCCTGTCAGACTCGTGGCGATGGCCGATGTGTTTGACCGACGACTTGAAACAAGTCGCGGCGGACTGGCCCAAAGGTTTGAGGCAGACGGAAAAATGGACGTTCCGGAAGACCGGCAGTTCATCGGCTTCGACGCCTACAAAAAGGCTATGGACTGTCTGCGTCCCGGTGACCTGGTGATTCTGGCAACTCCTCCGGCTTTTCGCTGGGTGCACTACACGTATGCAATTGAGAAAGGCCTCAACGTATTTATGGAGAAGCCGGTCTCCGTGGACGGTCCCACCAGTCGACGAATGCTGGAACTCAACAAACTGGCAGTGGCGAAAAATCTTAAAGTTGCGGTGGGTCTCATGTGCCGCCATTGTGACGCCAGACGCGAGTTATTTGATCGAATTCAGAACGGCGAAATCGGCGAGATCAATTTGCTTCGAGCGAACCGCCTTGCCGGACCGACGGCCTCAGCGGCGGTGCCGCCGATGCCCAAAGGAATCAGTCCGCTGCACTATCAGATTTCTCAATTTCACGGGTTCCTGTGGCTGAGCGGTGGGGCCGTGAGTGACTTTCTGATTCACAATATCGATGAAGGGTGCTGGATGAAGGATGCCTGGCCGGTTGAGGCTGTTGCGACGGGGGGGCGCCATTACCGTGGTGATATGATCGATCAGAATTTTGATTCTTACTCGATTGAATATACGTTTGCGGACGGGACAAAGATGCTGGTCGGGGGACGTACTGTTCCTGGTTGTTACCACGATTTTGCGACGTATGCGCACGGAACAAAAGGTCTCGCCATTGTGTCCTCATCAGGTCACAGACCGGCTAAATCACGGATTTACAAAGGACACAATGCAGAAGCTGATTCGTTGCAGTGGGCCTATCCCCGCAGGGAGGAAAATCCTTACCAGCTGGAATGGAATGACCTGATTGCCGCCATTCGGAAAGACGCGCAGTACAATGAAGTTGAACGAGGAACTCTGGCCAGTCTCACAGCATCCCTTGGTCGAATGGCTGCGCATACAGGTCAGAAAATCACGTTTGATCAAATTCTCAACGGTGATCACGAATTCGCTCCGGACGTCGACAAGCTGACACTGACCGGTGATTCACCGCTGATGCCGAATGACCAGGGCAAATATCCGATTCCATATCCGGGGATCATTACGGATCGCGAATATGCGTGAGGAACGGACCACAGATATTAAGAATGTGGACTGATTGCCCGATTGAGGTGAACCGTTTCGAATACGGGCACACCATACGTGTGTTGCTCACAACCTGTCGGTGACATGAATTTTTCATTCGGTGATTTGAATTTTTCTTTTGTGCCGATCTGGTCCTGGCCGTTCGTGTTTTTGTGTTGTGTTGTCATGGTCGGCGTTGTGACGTTGGCGTATCCGCGTCGTATTCAGCACGTATCTTCGGGGCGTCGAAAACTTTTACTGCTGATGCGGTACGTTACAGTGCTGTTCTTATTGTTTCTGATGCTCAAGCCGTCGTTAGTGATGACATCAGAAAACCAGCGCAACTATGTCGTGTACGTTCTTTGGGACGCCAGTCGCAGCATGGCAACCCCGGACGGTCCTGGAAGTGTTACTCGCTATGAGGTCCAAAGGGCGTTTCTTAATGACGCTCAACGTTTTCTGGACCGCTTTGGTGAACGGGTGGAAATCCGTTACCGGGCTTACTCAGAAACACTTCATTCGGTCGGGGCCGGTGAAATGGATCAGCCACAGGGCGAGTTCACTTCCCTGAGTAATACTCTGGAGGATCTGCAGAACGATGCTGCGTCAGACGATGTTGCAATGGTGATCATGACAGGAGACGGTCGCCAGGCAGCCTGGGGAGACGACAACCGCAACCCGGTTCAGTTCGCCCGACTTCTTGGAAAGAAAAATATGCCCATTTATACATGGGCCATCGGCACCAGCGATGTTACTTCAAGCGTGATGGATGTTGCGGTAAGTGAACTCGATATTCCTCGTGATGTTTTCGTCCGTAATGTGGTCCCCGTGAAGGTTCGTGTCCGGGCGAATGGTGTATCGGGCAAATCACTGCAGGTTCGGGTATTGCTGGAAAAACGCGTCTCAGGCAGAA
This portion of the Fuerstiella sp. genome encodes:
- a CDS encoding formylglycine-generating enzyme family protein, which codes for MMCMSLLAHGQVAPLEVENAVALIESEMKFYAEPLEHTDLVIEMIPVTGGTFLMGSSETESSRNADEGPAHPVTVDAFWMGKCEITWEQYDVWGENMDIIRRRIFGRTATPRDEGADAVTRPTPPYTDMSFGMGKQKYPAICMTQHAARKYCEWLSAKTGRYYRLPTEAEWEYACRAGTTTAWSFGDDDSLIDDYAWYEDNSDYTYQIVGQKKPNAWGLHDMHGNVAEWVLDQYSADTYSRREKSGTTNPLVIPVTLYPRVVRGGCYDDSAAKLRSAVRTASSSEWKEQDPQIPRSIWYHTDALGVGFRVVRPLNVPPPDEQNDFWNKSDPVQLDPEE
- a CDS encoding Gfo/Idh/MocA family oxidoreductase; its protein translation is MVSSETTRRSFLKTGSKVAAAATTLQAASVGAYAGEDSEIRIALIGCGGRGTGAASQAMSVADQGPVRLVAMADVFDRRLETSRGGLAQRFEADGKMDVPEDRQFIGFDAYKKAMDCLRPGDLVILATPPAFRWVHYTYAIEKGLNVFMEKPVSVDGPTSRRMLELNKLAVAKNLKVAVGLMCRHCDARRELFDRIQNGEIGEINLLRANRLAGPTASAAVPPMPKGISPLHYQISQFHGFLWLSGGAVSDFLIHNIDEGCWMKDAWPVEAVATGGRHYRGDMIDQNFDSYSIEYTFADGTKMLVGGRTVPGCYHDFATYAHGTKGLAIVSSSGHRPAKSRIYKGHNAEADSLQWAYPRREENPYQLEWNDLIAAIRKDAQYNEVERGTLASLTASLGRMAAHTGQKITFDQILNGDHEFAPDVDKLTLTGDSPLMPNDQGKYPIPYPGIITDREYA